From a region of the Opitutia bacterium genome:
- a CDS encoding Hsp33 family molecular chaperone HslO produces the protein MSESTPEPVNGAEIITEFVRHRNVLITRGDLSPLFVDYYLHLADNHLKPAPEHDRRFKQALAAFALHCASRPRFEHLAWTIGLQDPRLNLFLTGDNEDCTVAGRIFTENVREAEKNVFYSDLMPRRGAEKRRSVVNFEGADLFQAAEHYYATSEQRIARYFDLGEDQFAMLVSHPDCDEAWLKQVDTAAVKTLAQTETVSRIERRAYRWHCGCTQQKIMGALAPAVRGGLEELFGEQESIHVQCPRCAAAHVITREAMEAFLAATKK, from the coding sequence ATGTCCGAATCCACACCCGAGCCGGTCAACGGCGCTGAAATCATCACCGAGTTCGTGCGGCATCGCAATGTGCTGATCACGCGCGGCGACTTGAGCCCGCTGTTCGTGGATTACTACCTGCACCTCGCGGACAACCACCTGAAGCCCGCGCCGGAGCACGATCGGCGGTTCAAGCAGGCGCTGGCGGCCTTCGCGCTGCATTGCGCGTCGCGGCCGCGCTTCGAGCATCTGGCGTGGACGATCGGGTTGCAGGATCCGCGGCTGAATCTGTTTCTCACCGGCGACAATGAGGACTGCACCGTGGCGGGCCGCATTTTCACGGAGAATGTCCGCGAGGCGGAGAAGAACGTTTTCTATTCCGACCTGATGCCGCGGCGTGGCGCGGAGAAGCGGCGCAGCGTCGTGAACTTCGAGGGCGCAGACCTGTTTCAGGCGGCGGAGCACTACTACGCGACGAGCGAGCAACGCATCGCGCGCTACTTCGACCTCGGCGAGGACCAGTTCGCGATGCTGGTCTCGCACCCGGATTGCGACGAGGCGTGGCTCAAGCAGGTCGACACGGCGGCCGTGAAGACGTTGGCGCAGACCGAGACGGTCTCGCGCATCGAGCGCCGGGCGTATCGCTGGCACTGCGGTTGCACGCAGCAGAAAATCATGGGCGCGCTGGCGCCGGCCGTGCGCGGCGGGCTCGAGGAACTCTTCGGCGAACAGGAGTCGATCCACGTGCAATGCCCGCGCTGCGCGGCCGCGCACGTTATCACGCGCGAGGCGATGGAGGCGTTTCTCGCAGCGACCAAGAAGTAG
- a CDS encoding glycosyltransferase — protein MPLVSVVMPARNAAATVARAVASIQGQTFRDWELVALDDGSKDATRFILIEMAQLDPRIRVLRTKAGIAGALNAGIAAAAGEFIARMDADDEMLPERLAKQVAFLQTNPDVGVVGSCVEFGGDPVKAAGYALHVEWVNSLLTSEEITLNRFVESPFAHPSVMFRRHLVDDHGNYRDGDFPEDYELWLRWMDVNVRMAKLPDTLLTWHDLPERASRTDPRYSPEAFYKLKAFWLAEWLKREIELPRTIWIWGAGRPTRQRAAHLAEHGVKIAGYIDIDAKKTGKKVGGVPVIAPADLPPREQNFVLGYVGTRGARDYIRTQLTATGRHEGRDFLMCA, from the coding sequence ATGCCCCTCGTCTCAGTCGTGATGCCCGCTCGCAACGCCGCCGCCACGGTGGCGCGCGCGGTGGCGAGCATCCAAGGTCAGACCTTCCGCGATTGGGAACTCGTCGCGCTCGACGACGGCTCGAAGGACGCCACGCGCTTCATTCTGATCGAAATGGCGCAGCTCGACCCGCGCATCCGCGTGCTGCGCACCAAGGCCGGCATCGCGGGCGCGTTGAACGCCGGCATCGCGGCCGCGGCGGGCGAGTTCATCGCGCGCATGGATGCCGACGACGAGATGCTGCCCGAGCGGCTGGCGAAACAGGTCGCTTTTCTCCAGACCAATCCCGATGTCGGCGTCGTTGGCTCGTGCGTCGAGTTTGGCGGCGATCCCGTGAAGGCGGCCGGTTACGCGCTGCACGTCGAGTGGGTAAACTCGCTGCTCACGAGCGAGGAGATCACGCTGAACCGTTTCGTCGAGTCGCCCTTCGCGCATCCGAGCGTGATGTTTCGCCGGCATCTGGTCGACGACCACGGCAACTACCGCGACGGCGATTTTCCGGAAGATTACGAGCTGTGGCTGCGCTGGATGGACGTGAACGTGAGGATGGCGAAGCTGCCCGACACGCTGCTCACGTGGCACGATTTGCCGGAGCGCGCGTCGCGCACCGACCCGCGTTACTCGCCGGAGGCGTTCTACAAACTCAAGGCGTTCTGGCTCGCGGAATGGTTGAAGCGCGAGATCGAGCTGCCGCGCACGATCTGGATTTGGGGCGCGGGCCGACCGACGCGGCAGCGGGCCGCGCACCTCGCGGAGCACGGCGTGAAGATTGCCGGCTACATCGACATCGATGCGAAGAAGACCGGCAAGAAGGTGGGCGGCGTGCCCGTCATCGCGCCGGCCGATCTGCCGCCGCGCGAACAGAATTTCGTGCTCGGCTACGTCGGCACGCGCGGCGCGCGCGACTACATCCGCACGCAGTTGACCGCCACCGGCCGGCACGAAGGTCGCGATTTCCTGATGTGCGCTTGA
- a CDS encoding ATP-binding protein yields MGLARVAALDAAGGARVSEVLRIAVYGPESTGKTELAAKLGAHFGAPVVAEYAREHCDAQGGVLGLEDMVPIAREQWRREDEAVARAAGQFAVLRQIGASARPLVICDTDALTTMLWSDLLYGTTPDEVRRGAEKRCRNYALYLLLDTDVPFAPDPQRCFPNPEDREKCRRVWHGALERRHLPYTWIRGDWAEREPAAIAAVEECLRGGR; encoded by the coding sequence GTGGGGCTGGCACGCGTGGCGGCGCTCGATGCCGCAGGAGGCGCGCGCGTGAGCGAGGTGTTGCGCATCGCGGTCTACGGACCGGAGTCGACCGGCAAAACCGAACTCGCGGCGAAGCTCGGCGCGCATTTCGGCGCGCCGGTCGTGGCCGAGTATGCGCGCGAACATTGCGACGCGCAGGGCGGCGTGCTCGGGCTGGAGGACATGGTGCCGATCGCGCGCGAGCAGTGGCGGCGCGAGGACGAGGCCGTCGCGCGCGCGGCCGGGCAATTTGCCGTATTACGGCAAATTGGAGCGAGTGCCCGGCCGCTGGTGATCTGCGACACGGACGCGCTGACGACGATGTTGTGGAGCGACCTGCTTTACGGGACGACGCCGGACGAGGTGCGGCGCGGCGCGGAGAAACGCTGCCGCAACTACGCGCTCTACCTGCTGCTCGACACCGACGTGCCGTTCGCGCCGGATCCGCAGCGGTGTTTCCCCAATCCGGAGGATCGCGAGAAATGCCGGCGTGTCTGGCACGGCGCGTTGGAGCGACGGCACCTGCCTTACACGTGGATCCGCGGCGATTGGGCCGAGCGCGAGCCCGCGGCGATCGCAGCGGTGGAGGAATGCCTGCGCGGCGGGCGTTGA
- the msrA gene encoding peptide-methionine (S)-S-oxide reductase MsrA — MNRLSTFLTALAVAFLMTTNSSSAAAPAGQTETAVFASGCFWCTEAVFEHVPGVKKVTSGYTGGHVANPTYKQVCEGDTGHAEATRIEFDPAVVSYARLLEIFFESHDPTTLNRQGADEGTQYRSAIFYANDAQKAAAEAGKKAAQKDFDDPIVTEIAPLGKFYEAEDYHQDYFKNNPHAGYCSFVIKPKVKKLQSKGVIAPDRTVK; from the coding sequence ATGAATCGCCTTTCCACGTTCCTGACCGCGCTCGCGGTCGCTTTTCTCATGACCACGAATTCCTCCTCCGCGGCCGCTCCCGCCGGCCAGACTGAAACCGCCGTCTTCGCCTCGGGCTGCTTCTGGTGCACCGAGGCCGTGTTCGAGCACGTGCCCGGCGTGAAGAAGGTCACCAGCGGCTACACCGGCGGCCACGTCGCAAATCCGACCTACAAGCAGGTGTGCGAGGGCGACACCGGCCACGCCGAGGCGACGCGCATCGAGTTCGATCCGGCGGTCGTCAGCTACGCCCGTCTGCTCGAGATTTTCTTCGAGTCGCACGACCCGACGACGCTCAACCGCCAGGGCGCCGACGAAGGCACGCAGTATCGCTCGGCGATCTTCTACGCCAACGACGCGCAGAAGGCCGCGGCCGAGGCGGGCAAGAAAGCCGCGCAAAAGGATTTCGACGACCCGATCGTCACCGAGATCGCGCCGCTCGGAAAGTTCTACGAGGCCGAGGACTACCATCAGGACTATTTCAAAAACAACCCGCACGCCGGCTACTGCTCCTTCGTGATCAAGCCGAAGGTGAAGAAGCTCCAGTCGAAGGGTGTGATCGCGCCCGACCGCACGGTGAAGTGA
- a CDS encoding pyridoxal-phosphate dependent enzyme, with protein MSLTFSDICAARARIAPHVKLTPVLANDALDAAAGASLFFKCENLQAMGAFKARGAANAVFALSTAEAAHGVVTHSSGNHGAAVARAAKLRGIPGFIVMPHNAPQTKIRNVESYGGRIVFCEPNLTAREAACTRIAAETGAVLVHPFDDYAVMAGQGTATLELLEQAGALDLVLCPVGGGGLLCGTAVAAKGAQPGIRVVGVEPAAADDVAQSFRAKKPISIAHADTIADGLRTNVTGQRNLPLILQHVDDIVTVSEDAIVTAMRTLWENLKIVIEPSCAVPFAAIQSGRLDVRGQRVGLILTGGNVDLEKLPWLKT; from the coding sequence ATGTCTTTGACCTTTTCCGACATCTGCGCCGCCCGCGCCCGCATCGCTCCGCACGTGAAACTCACGCCGGTCCTCGCCAACGACGCGCTCGATGCCGCCGCGGGCGCATCCCTGTTCTTCAAGTGCGAGAACCTGCAGGCGATGGGCGCGTTCAAGGCGCGCGGCGCCGCCAACGCCGTCTTCGCACTCTCCACCGCCGAAGCCGCCCACGGCGTCGTGACGCACAGCTCGGGCAACCACGGCGCGGCCGTGGCCCGCGCGGCGAAATTGCGCGGCATCCCCGGCTTCATCGTCATGCCGCACAACGCGCCGCAGACGAAAATCCGCAACGTCGAGAGCTACGGCGGCCGCATCGTTTTCTGCGAACCCAACCTCACCGCGCGCGAAGCCGCCTGCACGCGCATCGCCGCCGAGACCGGCGCCGTGCTCGTGCATCCGTTCGACGACTACGCGGTGATGGCCGGCCAGGGCACCGCCACGCTCGAACTGCTCGAACAAGCCGGCGCGCTCGACCTCGTGCTGTGTCCCGTCGGCGGCGGCGGACTTCTCTGCGGCACCGCGGTCGCCGCCAAGGGCGCGCAACCCGGCATCCGCGTGGTCGGCGTCGAGCCCGCCGCGGCCGACGACGTCGCGCAATCCTTCCGCGCCAAGAAACCGATCAGCATCGCGCACGCGGACACGATCGCCGATGGCCTGCGCACCAACGTCACCGGTCAGCGCAACCTCCCGCTCATTCTGCAACACGTCGACGACATCGTGACCGTTTCCGAGGACGCCATCGTCACCGCGATGCGCACGCTCTGGGAAAACCTCAAGATCGTCATCGAGCCGTCCTGCGCCGTGCCGTTCGCCGCGATCCAATCCGGCCGCCTCGACGTCCGCGGCCAGCGCGTCGGCCTCATTCTCACCGGCGGCAACGTCGACCTCGAAAAACTTCCCTGGCTGAAAACCTAG
- a CDS encoding alanine racemase yields the protein MSSVFPSRPSSSLEQLSTPCLVLERGKLARNLAHMAATAAIKGVRFRPHLKTAKSADIGHLAAPPPAGAITVSTLREAEYFAYHGWRDIFYAVGLGPGKLSRAAALAHAGVDLAVIVDHVASARALRECAQAERVTFRALIEIDSGDRRGGVPPESNELVLVAQELGPLFAGVATHGGFSYNERDAAGFARVAALEADALRTAAARLHAAGFPCAMLSLGSSPTAIAAADLTGITELRAGVYMFWDCYQAGIGACRYDDIALSVLTEVIGRPAHRPNEFLIDAGSFALSKDTATAALSSEKNAGYGFVCDLDGQLLSGLRVQRTWQEHGLVVSDHPLAPEAFPIGTRLRILPNHACPTAAAHDRYFVVNGSRDLVAEWPRVNGW from the coding sequence ATGAGTTCCGTCTTCCCCTCGCGCCCCTCCAGCTCGCTCGAGCAACTCTCGACGCCCTGCCTCGTCCTCGAACGCGGCAAACTCGCGCGCAATCTCGCGCACATGGCCGCGACCGCCGCGATCAAGGGCGTGCGCTTCCGTCCACACCTCAAGACGGCGAAGAGCGCCGACATCGGCCACCTCGCCGCGCCGCCTCCCGCGGGTGCGATCACGGTCTCGACGCTGCGCGAAGCCGAATACTTCGCCTACCACGGCTGGCGCGACATCTTCTACGCCGTCGGCCTCGGTCCCGGAAAACTGTCGCGCGCCGCGGCGCTCGCGCACGCTGGCGTGGACCTTGCGGTCATCGTGGACCACGTCGCCTCCGCGCGCGCGCTTCGCGAATGCGCGCAAGCCGAACGCGTGACCTTCCGCGCGTTGATCGAGATCGACAGCGGCGACCGGCGCGGCGGTGTGCCGCCGGAGAGCAACGAGCTGGTGCTCGTCGCGCAGGAACTCGGGCCGCTCTTCGCCGGAGTCGCGACGCACGGCGGGTTTTCCTACAACGAGCGCGACGCGGCCGGCTTCGCCCGCGTGGCGGCACTCGAAGCCGACGCGCTGCGCACCGCCGCCGCGCGCCTGCATGCTGCCGGTTTTCCCTGCGCCATGCTCAGCCTCGGCTCAAGCCCGACCGCCATCGCCGCCGCCGACCTCACCGGCATCACCGAGCTGCGCGCGGGCGTCTACATGTTTTGGGACTGCTACCAAGCCGGCATCGGCGCGTGCCGCTACGACGACATCGCGCTCAGCGTGCTCACGGAAGTGATCGGCCGCCCGGCGCATCGGCCCAACGAGTTCCTGATCGATGCCGGTTCGTTCGCGCTCTCGAAGGACACCGCGACCGCCGCGCTGTCGTCGGAGAAGAATGCCGGCTACGGTTTCGTGTGCGACCTCGACGGACAGTTGCTCTCCGGCCTGCGCGTGCAGCGCACCTGGCAGGAACACGGCCTCGTCGTCAGCGACCATCCGCTCGCGCCCGAGGCATTTCCGATCGGCACACGCCTGCGTATCCTGCCGAACCACGCCTGCCCGACCGCCGCCGCGCACGACCGCTACTTCGTCGTCAACGGCAGCCGCGACCTCGTCGCCGAGTGGCCGCGCGTGAACGGTTGGTGA
- a CDS encoding response regulator transcription factor, protein MRIALVDDERLAREELRGLLSDFPDADIVGEAANVPEALRLLAETRPDLVFLDIEMPGGTGFDLLARLRAPLPEIIFVTAYDEHALRAFEVNALAYLLKPIVPARLEAAYRRAAGLTSETPAPAEAPTIAKLREDDQVLLRDEQRCWFGPVRQIRLLEGNDNHTRIAYADGEITLYRTLVSLEARLPATLFLRANRSQLVNRHCIRRIEPWFSGSLKATLDDGTEVEFSRRQAQLFRERLSL, encoded by the coding sequence ATGAGAATCGCCCTGGTCGACGACGAACGCCTCGCCCGCGAAGAACTGCGCGGGCTCCTCTCCGATTTCCCCGACGCCGACATCGTCGGCGAGGCCGCCAACGTTCCCGAAGCGCTCCGCCTCCTCGCGGAAACCCGCCCCGACCTCGTCTTTCTCGACATCGAGATGCCCGGCGGCACCGGCTTCGACTTGCTCGCCCGCCTGCGCGCCCCGCTCCCCGAGATCATCTTCGTCACCGCCTACGACGAGCACGCCCTCCGCGCCTTCGAAGTCAACGCGCTCGCCTATCTCCTCAAACCCATCGTCCCCGCACGCCTCGAAGCCGCCTACCGGCGCGCCGCCGGCCTCACCAGCGAAACGCCCGCCCCCGCCGAAGCGCCCACCATCGCCAAGCTCCGCGAAGACGACCAGGTTCTCCTCCGCGACGAGCAGCGCTGCTGGTTCGGACCCGTCCGGCAAATCCGCCTGCTCGAAGGCAACGACAACCACACGCGCATCGCCTACGCCGACGGCGAGATCACGCTCTATCGCACGCTGGTCTCCCTCGAAGCGCGTCTCCCCGCCACGCTCTTTCTCCGCGCCAATCGCTCCCAACTCGTCAACCGCCACTGCATCCGCCGCATCGAGCCCTGGTTCAGCGGCAGCCTGAAGGCCACGCTCGACGACGGCACCGAAGTCGAGTTCTCCCGCCGCCAAGCCCAGCTCTTCCGCGAACGCCTCTCGCTCTAG
- a CDS encoding MFS transporter: MNVLFALSVAHLLNDTFQAMLPAIYPLLKDSYHLTFTQIGLITLTYQLTGSLLQPVVGYYTDRRPQPFSLPVGMSFTLGGMAVLSQAHSFPLMVLAAGMMGVGSSVFHPEASRVARMASGGRHGFAQSLFQVGGNFGTSLGPLLAAAIIIPRGQAHILWFTLVALGGIALLARIGKWYQANMHRLKTRPLAHGDFEPVKLSRGKVAWALVVLVALIFSKYFYLISLTNYYTFYLIGKFGVSVQWSQVYLFVFLFAVAAGTIIGGPVGDRIGRKRVIWISILGVAPFSLLLPHVGLAGTVVLTIFIGLILASAFSAILVYAQELVPGNVGLVAGLFFGLAFGAAGIGSALLGRLADHTSIARVFDLAAWFPLIGLLTAFLPEVEVRRAK, translated from the coding sequence ATGAACGTCCTGTTCGCCCTGAGCGTCGCGCACCTGCTGAACGACACGTTCCAGGCGATGCTGCCGGCGATCTATCCGCTGCTGAAGGATTCGTATCACCTGACGTTCACGCAGATCGGACTCATCACGCTGACCTACCAGCTGACCGGCTCGCTGCTCCAGCCAGTGGTCGGCTACTACACGGATCGGCGGCCCCAGCCGTTTTCGCTGCCTGTGGGCATGAGCTTCACGCTCGGCGGCATGGCGGTGCTGTCGCAGGCGCATTCGTTTCCGCTCATGGTGCTCGCGGCGGGCATGATGGGCGTGGGTTCGTCGGTGTTTCACCCGGAAGCGTCGCGTGTGGCGCGCATGGCGTCGGGCGGGCGGCACGGTTTTGCCCAATCGCTTTTCCAGGTCGGCGGCAATTTCGGGACTTCACTCGGGCCGCTGCTCGCCGCGGCGATCATCATCCCGCGCGGTCAGGCGCACATCCTGTGGTTCACGCTCGTGGCACTGGGCGGCATCGCGCTGCTGGCGCGGATCGGCAAATGGTATCAGGCCAACATGCACCGGTTGAAGACGCGGCCGCTCGCGCACGGCGATTTCGAGCCGGTGAAGCTGAGTCGCGGCAAAGTCGCGTGGGCGCTCGTCGTCCTCGTGGCGCTGATCTTCTCGAAATATTTCTACCTGATCAGCCTGACGAACTACTACACGTTCTACCTCATCGGAAAATTCGGCGTCTCGGTGCAGTGGTCGCAGGTTTACCTGTTCGTGTTCCTGTTTGCCGTGGCGGCGGGCACGATCATCGGCGGGCCGGTGGGCGATCGCATCGGGCGCAAGCGCGTGATCTGGATCTCGATCCTCGGCGTGGCGCCGTTCTCGTTGCTGCTGCCGCACGTCGGACTCGCGGGCACGGTCGTGCTGACGATCTTTATTGGCCTGATTCTCGCGTCCGCGTTTTCGGCGATCCTCGTCTACGCGCAGGAACTCGTGCCGGGCAACGTCGGCCTCGTGGCCGGATTGTTCTTCGGCCTGGCGTTCGGCGCGGCCGGCATCGGTTCGGCGCTGCTCGGGCGCCTCGCGGACCACACGAGCATCGCGAGGGTGTTCGATCTCGCGGCGTGGTTTCCGTTGATCGGCTTGCTCACGGCGTTCCTGCCGGAAGTCGAAGTGCGGCGCGCGAAGTGA
- a CDS encoding nicotinamide mononucleotide transporter has product MSVWEILGTVLGVIGVWLMIRENIWGWPVGLVQVAVYGWVFFDAKLYSDAILQACFFAVQAYGWAHWLRGKHTAAHSELPVTRLAAGAIAGWCAVGAVATAAWGTFMHRTTDAALPYWDAFILVFSLIAQWLQARKILENWAGWIVVNTVAVGVYWAKDLRLTAGLYVIFWAMAVWGWHAWRRSMPQEARA; this is encoded by the coding sequence ATGAGCGTTTGGGAAATCCTCGGCACCGTGCTCGGCGTCATCGGCGTGTGGCTGATGATCCGCGAGAATATCTGGGGCTGGCCGGTCGGGCTGGTGCAGGTCGCGGTCTACGGCTGGGTGTTTTTCGACGCCAAGCTCTACTCGGATGCGATCCTGCAGGCGTGTTTCTTCGCCGTTCAGGCCTACGGCTGGGCGCATTGGTTGCGCGGCAAGCACACGGCGGCGCACAGCGAGTTGCCGGTGACGCGGCTCGCCGCTGGCGCGATCGCGGGCTGGTGCGCGGTCGGCGCGGTGGCGACGGCGGCGTGGGGGACGTTCATGCATCGCACGACGGACGCGGCGCTGCCGTATTGGGACGCGTTCATTCTCGTGTTCAGCCTCATCGCGCAATGGCTGCAGGCGCGGAAGATTCTGGAGAACTGGGCGGGCTGGATCGTGGTGAACACGGTCGCCGTCGGCGTGTATTGGGCCAAGGACCTGCGGCTGACGGCCGGGCTCTATGTGATTTTCTGGGCGATGGCGGTGTGGGGCTGGCACGCGTGGCGGCGCTCGATGCCGCAGGAGGCGCGCGCGTGA
- a CDS encoding VOC family protein: protein MAVQKLLHTRMRVNDIERTVKFYEDALGLRATRRHTSPRGAQLVFLATPNSDEEIEICQMPPGAPSVQVQPDLMHLAFEVADLAAFEAELKKKGYTLSDGPTKTGSGSVIAFIDAPEGYEVELIQRAM from the coding sequence ATGGCAGTCCAAAAGCTTCTCCACACCCGGATGCGCGTGAACGACATCGAGCGCACCGTGAAATTCTACGAAGACGCACTCGGCCTGAGGGCCACGCGCCGCCACACCTCGCCGCGCGGGGCGCAGCTGGTCTTCCTCGCCACGCCGAACAGCGACGAGGAAATCGAGATCTGCCAGATGCCGCCCGGCGCGCCCAGCGTGCAGGTGCAACCCGACCTCATGCACCTCGCGTTCGAGGTCGCCGACTTGGCGGCGTTCGAGGCAGAGCTGAAGAAAAAGGGCTACACACTGAGCGACGGCCCGACGAAGACCGGTAGCGGGTCCGTGATCGCCTTCATCGACGCTCCCGAGGGCTACGAAGTCGAACTCATCCAACGCGCCATGTGA
- a CDS encoding S9 family peptidase has protein sequence MKRILIALVAVAGAWGCAQAAEKKMAPVPAEQLFRLYRHNEMKLSPNGRYLASIIPYEHEKHDRRTILGVFDLETKKTKILVNDPSAWMRNFDWVGDERLLVRYWDNGPALMALNADGSDRVQIQAPPGRLERLEPAWLLVGAQVVHPLIDQPDEVLMAQTLALDFSPDRLSYWRKDRHREVGLYRVNTRTGQITTVVPDPEMTFNWLCDRRGKPRVALSLDRAAFDESFRWKDRAQMPQLHVYWIDDDGKPELILDIRARLTEAFALIGVEDGGTSFLFRARQGGDRAAVWRYDRATRAISGPVFENAAVDLGDSISSPLDAGLHAMLVPDGRTKVHYFDAGFAKLQPVIDDALGEFVNVVSSWDRSRRRLLIESKSTREPGRYYLFDQQTGDLTAVFYRGPWLNDWKLAESQPVTIQARDGVKLAGYLTLPPGADSTKKLPFFLLVHGGPHGIRDHFEFNPEVQFLATRGYAVLQVNYRGSGGYGHAFDELAVGEYGHKMQDDLTDAAQWAMARGVADPARLGIMGASYGGYAVFRALTREPELFKVGVSMFGPSDMARQIAYFRDDPRFAYAFTLWSRRVGDPEKDKAALDAVSPLYDVGRIRAPMFIVYGDNDPLIPYAQSADFVRALRAAKKDFVRYAPEREGHGIEDEDARVKIYQALDEFLAKRFPAR, from the coding sequence ATGAAGCGAATCCTGATTGCCTTGGTGGCGGTTGCTGGCGCGTGGGGCTGCGCGCAGGCCGCCGAGAAGAAAATGGCACCGGTGCCGGCGGAGCAGCTGTTCCGCCTCTACCGGCACAACGAGATGAAGCTGTCCCCGAACGGCCGCTACCTCGCCAGCATCATTCCCTACGAGCACGAGAAGCACGACCGCCGCACGATTCTGGGCGTGTTCGATCTCGAAACGAAGAAGACCAAAATCCTCGTGAACGATCCGTCGGCGTGGATGCGCAATTTCGACTGGGTCGGCGACGAGCGCTTGCTCGTGCGCTACTGGGACAACGGCCCCGCGCTCATGGCTCTCAACGCCGACGGCTCCGACCGCGTGCAAATCCAGGCGCCGCCGGGGCGCCTCGAGCGGCTCGAGCCGGCGTGGTTGCTCGTGGGCGCGCAGGTGGTGCATCCGTTGATCGATCAGCCGGACGAGGTGCTGATGGCTCAGACGCTCGCCCTGGATTTCTCGCCCGACCGCCTTTCCTACTGGCGCAAGGATCGGCATCGCGAGGTCGGGCTTTACCGCGTGAACACGCGCACCGGCCAGATCACCACCGTGGTGCCCGATCCCGAGATGACGTTCAACTGGCTCTGCGATCGGCGCGGCAAGCCGCGTGTGGCGTTGAGCCTCGATCGCGCGGCGTTCGACGAGAGTTTCCGCTGGAAAGACCGCGCGCAGATGCCGCAGCTGCACGTCTACTGGATCGACGACGACGGCAAGCCGGAGCTCATCTTGGATATCCGGGCCCGCCTCACCGAGGCGTTCGCGCTCATCGGAGTGGAGGACGGCGGGACGTCGTTTCTATTCCGCGCGCGGCAAGGCGGCGATCGCGCGGCGGTCTGGCGCTACGACCGCGCGACGCGTGCGATTTCCGGGCCGGTGTTCGAGAACGCGGCCGTCGATCTCGGCGATTCGATCAGCTCGCCCCTGGACGCGGGCCTGCATGCGATGCTCGTGCCCGATGGGCGCACGAAGGTGCACTACTTCGACGCGGGCTTCGCGAAACTGCAGCCCGTGATCGACGACGCGTTGGGAGAATTCGTGAACGTCGTCAGTTCCTGGGATCGCTCGCGTCGGCGCCTGCTGATCGAGAGTAAGTCGACTCGCGAGCCCGGTCGCTACTATCTCTTCGACCAGCAAACCGGCGATCTCACCGCGGTGTTTTATCGCGGTCCCTGGCTGAACGATTGGAAGCTGGCGGAAAGCCAGCCGGTCACGATCCAAGCGCGCGATGGCGTGAAGCTCGCCGGTTATCTCACGCTCCCGCCCGGCGCCGACAGCACGAAGAAGCTGCCGTTCTTCCTGCTGGTGCACGGCGGGCCCCACGGCATCCGCGACCACTTCGAATTCAATCCCGAGGTCCAGTTCCTCGCGACTCGCGGCTACGCGGTGTTGCAGGTGAACTACCGCGGCTCGGGCGGTTACGGCCACGCGTTCGACGAACTCGCCGTCGGCGAATACGGCCACAAGATGCAGGACGATCTCACGGACGCCGCGCAGTGGGCCATGGCGCGCGGCGTTGCCGATCCGGCTCGATTGGGAATCATGGGCGCGAGCTATGGCGGCTACGCCGTGTTCCGCGCGCTGACGCGGGAGCCCGAACTCTTCAAGGTCGGCGTGTCGATGTTCGGTCCGTCCGACATGGCGCGGCAGATCGCCTATTTTCGCGACGATCCCCGGTTCGCCTACGCGTTCACCTTGTGGTCGCGCCGAGTCGGCGATCCCGAGAAGGACAAGGCCGCCCTCGATGCCGTCTCGCCGCTCTACGACGTCGGACGGATTCGCGCCCCGATGTTCATCGTCTACGGCGACAACGATCCGCTCATTCCCTACGCGCAGTCGGCCGATTTCGTGCGCGCCCTGCGGGCGGCGAAAAAGGACTTCGTGCGCTACGCGCCGGAGCGGGAAGGCCACGGCATCGAGGATGAGGATGCCCGCGTGAAGATCTACCAAGCCCTCGACGAGTTCCTCGCGAAGCGTTTTCCCGCGCGGTAG
- a CDS encoding GNAT family N-acetyltransferase: protein MEAARLCAAQPETQARRIVATAPGGRIVGYFILELGWREEDAARYRARRQEVDIARPATLAPVIADDWQDRGVAGAAFPAVVQMARAAGCDRLVLMGGTQKRNARAVRFYLREGFQPHAEFEHPPGIWNIDMSLPL, encoded by the coding sequence GTGGAGGCCGCCCGGCTGTGCGCGGCCCAACCGGAAACGCAGGCGCGCCGCATCGTGGCAACGGCGCCGGGCGGGCGGATCGTCGGCTATTTCATTCTCGAACTCGGATGGCGCGAGGAAGACGCGGCGCGCTACCGGGCTCGTCGCCAGGAGGTGGATATCGCGCGACCCGCGACGCTGGCGCCGGTCATCGCGGACGATTGGCAGGATCGCGGCGTCGCTGGCGCGGCGTTTCCCGCGGTGGTCCAGATGGCGCGTGCCGCGGGCTGCGACCGTCTCGTCCTCATGGGCGGCACCCAGAAGCGCAACGCGCGCGCCGTGCGCTTCTATTTGCGAGAGGGATTTCAGCCGCACGCCGAGTTCGAGCATCCGCCGGGCATTTGGAACATCGACATGTCGCTGCCGCTGTGA